From Clostridia bacterium, one genomic window encodes:
- a CDS encoding chloride channel protein, which yields MKEKHFRTTSDARIAETAVLIGALAKWVLLGALTGVVAGAGVVAFLKLLHGGIEIGAHIGLWWLTLPVGGLISAALIHYVSPESYGHGTEAVIRAVNRKGGKIPILVAPVKAAATIIAISCGASAGKEGPSAQIAGSLASQVARLLRLGADDHRRLTMCGLAAGFGVVTGAPISGAVFAVEALVMGSPFYGGLLPAAVASCTSVITARALGWDHPLAVNIVAPALSPSVILLVAACAMAIGLVSMVFIEAEEHSAHLFHQIPVSPPVRTSIGGVCLVLLALLFSRGYLGLGVEMYEETLQGGAVSTWAFALKMLFVVITLGSGFSGGAMTPIFAIGAAAGSSIGRLAGFDPAFSAAMGIAAFLAASVNAPLAASVLSLEAFGSAFGVYGFVAAIVAYTVVGHRSINATQLLGSPKSSAFSVDAGHECEAPGHVRFTPQAKRMFAFLMRSRPSEDHSSEAGQRH from the coding sequence TTGAAGGAGAAACATTTTCGCACAACATCCGATGCCAGAATCGCGGAAACCGCCGTACTGATTGGCGCCCTCGCCAAGTGGGTTCTTCTTGGTGCGCTGACCGGTGTCGTGGCAGGCGCTGGCGTGGTTGCCTTCCTCAAACTTCTCCATGGTGGTATCGAAATCGGCGCCCACATTGGTCTCTGGTGGCTCACTCTCCCGGTAGGCGGGCTAATCAGCGCTGCCCTGATACACTACGTCTCTCCCGAGTCGTACGGCCATGGAACTGAGGCTGTCATCAGGGCTGTGAACCGCAAAGGCGGGAAAATCCCCATTCTCGTCGCCCCCGTCAAAGCGGCAGCCACCATAATCGCCATCTCATGCGGAGCGTCTGCGGGGAAGGAGGGACCGTCTGCTCAGATCGCAGGTTCCCTGGCATCGCAGGTGGCCAGGCTCTTGCGGCTAGGCGCCGATGACCACCGGCGGCTGACCATGTGCGGACTTGCTGCCGGGTTCGGCGTAGTTACGGGGGCGCCGATTTCGGGGGCCGTCTTCGCAGTCGAGGCCCTGGTTATGGGCTCCCCGTTCTACGGTGGGCTCCTGCCAGCGGCGGTTGCTTCATGCACATCTGTCATCACTGCGCGTGCACTTGGATGGGACCATCCCCTCGCGGTTAACATCGTCGCACCGGCATTGTCTCCTTCAGTGATCCTGCTCGTAGCGGCATGTGCCATGGCTATTGGGCTCGTATCCATGGTGTTCATTGAGGCGGAGGAGCACTCGGCTCACCTGTTTCATCAGATCCCAGTTTCCCCACCGGTGCGCACCTCCATAGGAGGCGTGTGCCTCGTGCTTCTGGCACTGTTGTTCTCCAGGGGATACCTCGGGCTAGGCGTTGAGATGTATGAGGAAACGCTGCAGGGAGGCGCGGTCTCAACGTGGGCGTTTGCGCTGAAGATGCTGTTCGTAGTGATCACACTCGGCTCTGGCTTCAGCGGAGGTGCGATGACCCCGATTTTCGCAATCGGCGCGGCGGCTGGAAGTTCCATCGGGCGACTGGCTGGCTTTGATCCAGCGTTCTCGGCAGCGATGGGCATCGCCGCGTTTCTGGCGGCCTCAGTGAATGCGCCTCTAGCGGCGTCGGTGTTGAGCTTGGAGGCGTTTGGTTCGGCCTTCGGAGTGTACGGGTTTGTGGCCGCCATTGTAGCCTACACTGTGGTGGGCCATCGGAGCATTAACGCCACTCAGCTTTTGGGATCGCCAAAGTCCAGTGCATTTTCGGTTGATGCTGGGCACGAGTGCGAGGCGCCAGGGCATGTCCGCTTCACGCCACAAGCAAAGCGCATGTTCGCATTCCTGATGAGATCAAGGCCTTCGGAAGACCACTCCTCCGAGGCGGGCCAGCGCCACTGA
- a CDS encoding glycoside hydrolase family 125 protein: protein MQPEPERILTVPSEIGDSISPVVTGNDWIALPDISPFDAGIARVNLVHMGSRGLIEWVGNTGAPEATAEASVDRSGAANRRPRPFLLPFVEDETGRRWELSAALKWTYVESWIPRGSALMHTPDGDELSLTLTICPSIEERGCYFMFELHHLAAADGSASRRLAVGLEGLWGSTLSTVFRSRTMHVAKHVDYSSWTNSLVLEARGETSLAALALSSDLGFDWWVKPREGGEIDFGLRTRVELSAGERIRVAFVLAANADPDGAGATSVHLRRVGAWEALNDTAKWLSKRSYAARPEESSSKVLSRANRNLHFCRFYAHARAIDTEELVMLTSRSHRYYVSAAFWPRDAFLWAFPAMLASDARFAREILLTGFARHARNMGIHAHYISGAVLYPGFELDQLASYIIALGSFVDTTGDESVLDEPCIGAGIAKFAECLEQQRDPDVALYRTFLDPSDDPVRYPYLTYDNVLIWKSLTILSRLARLRAGSSSGDHWEAAARDTREAIINHCIIDGPCGRMFAWSTDLRAASEVYDDPPGSLLLLPYYGFVSADDPTFLNTVAFITSDHNTYRSTDGQYHGAGCAHSRRPWPMHACNLVLSGLHDEESLKLLKEAPLDGGLACETIYCDTGKPATGAAFASFAGYLSVALARLGGVVFRRP from the coding sequence GTGCAGCCGGAGCCTGAGCGCATCCTCACTGTCCCATCTGAGATCGGCGATTCGATCTCGCCTGTAGTTACGGGCAATGATTGGATTGCACTTCCGGACATCTCTCCATTCGACGCAGGAATCGCCCGTGTGAACCTTGTGCACATGGGCTCTAGAGGGCTAATCGAATGGGTTGGCAATACCGGTGCACCGGAAGCCACCGCCGAGGCCTCGGTCGACCGCAGTGGTGCAGCGAACCGCAGACCCCGACCATTTCTCCTGCCTTTCGTGGAAGACGAGACAGGTCGCAGGTGGGAGCTTTCCGCCGCTCTCAAATGGACGTACGTAGAGAGCTGGATACCGAGGGGATCCGCTCTGATGCACACGCCCGATGGCGATGAGCTGTCCCTCACTCTGACTATATGCCCCTCCATTGAGGAGCGGGGATGCTACTTCATGTTCGAGCTTCACCATCTTGCGGCCGCTGACGGCTCAGCATCACGTCGTCTCGCAGTGGGCCTGGAGGGGCTGTGGGGTTCGACTCTCAGCACCGTATTCCGAAGCCGGACGATGCACGTGGCGAAGCATGTGGACTACTCCTCGTGGACTAACTCGCTGGTGCTTGAGGCCAGAGGAGAGACAAGCCTCGCGGCGCTCGCGCTCTCATCGGACCTGGGTTTCGATTGGTGGGTCAAGCCGCGCGAAGGCGGGGAAATCGACTTTGGTCTGCGCACACGCGTGGAGCTCTCGGCAGGCGAGCGCATCCGAGTCGCGTTCGTTCTGGCAGCAAATGCCGACCCCGATGGTGCAGGCGCCACCTCAGTGCACCTCAGGCGCGTAGGGGCGTGGGAAGCGCTGAATGACACTGCGAAGTGGCTCTCGAAAAGGTCATATGCAGCACGTCCCGAGGAGTCGTCAAGCAAGGTTCTCTCCCGCGCCAACCGCAATCTGCACTTTTGCAGGTTCTATGCCCACGCCCGAGCCATCGATACTGAGGAACTCGTGATGCTGACGTCTAGAAGCCACAGGTACTACGTATCCGCAGCCTTCTGGCCGCGCGATGCCTTCCTCTGGGCCTTCCCCGCCATGCTCGCATCTGATGCCCGATTCGCGAGGGAGATCCTCCTGACCGGATTCGCAAGGCACGCCAGGAACATGGGAATCCACGCTCACTACATAAGTGGGGCTGTTCTCTATCCCGGTTTCGAACTGGATCAGCTAGCTTCGTACATCATCGCGCTGGGGAGTTTTGTGGACACAACGGGCGATGAATCAGTGCTGGACGAGCCGTGCATTGGGGCGGGAATCGCGAAATTCGCGGAATGCCTGGAACAGCAGCGCGATCCCGATGTCGCCCTTTACAGGACATTCCTCGATCCTAGCGATGATCCTGTGCGCTATCCGTATCTCACATATGACAATGTCCTAATATGGAAGTCATTGACCATTCTCAGCCGCCTTGCGCGGCTCCGCGCGGGGTCCTCCAGCGGAGATCACTGGGAGGCCGCAGCCCGCGACACCCGAGAAGCCATTATCAACCATTGCATCATCGATGGACCCTGCGGACGCATGTTCGCGTGGTCCACAGATCTTCGCGCAGCTAGTGAGGTCTACGACGATCCACCGGGGAGTCTGCTCTTGCTCCCATACTACGGGTTTGTGAGCGCGGACGACCCGACTTTTCTCAACACCGTGGCGTTCATCACCTCGGATCACAACACGTACCGATCCACAGATGGTCAGTACCACGGCGCGGGGTGCGCGCATTCCCGCCGCCCATGGCCGATGCATGCCTGCAATCTGGTGCTATCTGGCCTTCATGATGAGGAATCATTGAAGCTATTGAAAGAAGCCCCCCTGGATGGAGGGCTTGCATGTGAGACCATATACTGCGACACCGGAAAACCCGCAACAGGCGCAGCCTTCGCCAGCTTTGCAGGTTACCTCTCAGTGGCGCTGGCCCGCCTCGGAGGAGTGGTCTTCCGAAGGCCTTGA
- a CDS encoding PIG-L deacetylase family protein — MNRRAVAVCAHPDDLEFFCGGAVTAMIVDGWEVSLVIATDGQKGAVDPAISSEVLASQRRAEARDAAELLGLANVVFLGHEDGELRCTPDLRRELAGIYRRLCPDLLLTFDPWRRYELHPDHREIGFAALDARLAAKLPLYFPEQLRDGLRTWAVTQLLLFNTDDPDDFMDITTTFDAKAAALRRHRSQWEAIWEETYRALVEEATKMGARAGFKYAEGFKRILIPGATVSSRFGAEKGD, encoded by the coding sequence ATGAACAGACGGGCCGTGGCCGTCTGCGCCCACCCCGATGACCTAGAGTTCTTCTGCGGAGGCGCAGTGACGGCTATGATAGTCGACGGCTGGGAGGTATCCCTCGTAATCGCCACGGATGGCCAGAAAGGCGCCGTGGACCCAGCGATCTCAAGCGAGGTTCTTGCCTCCCAGCGACGGGCAGAGGCGCGGGACGCTGCGGAGCTTCTCGGCCTCGCAAACGTGGTGTTCCTCGGACACGAAGATGGGGAACTGCGCTGCACTCCTGACCTAAGGCGTGAACTCGCAGGCATCTACCGCCGCCTATGCCCAGACCTCCTTCTCACCTTCGACCCCTGGCGCAGGTATGAGCTGCACCCGGATCACCGCGAAATCGGTTTTGCCGCCCTAGATGCACGGCTTGCTGCCAAGCTGCCTTTGTACTTCCCTGAACAGCTCAGAGATGGACTCCGGACATGGGCAGTCACGCAGCTTCTCCTTTTCAACACAGACGATCCAGACGATTTCATGGACATCACGACCACGTTCGATGCGAAGGCAGCGGCCCTCCGGCGGCATCGCAGCCAGTGGGAGGCCATCTGGGAGGAAACCTATCGTGCGCTTGTCGAAGAAGCCACCAAGATGGGCGCCCGAGCGGGATTCAAATACGCCGAGGGGTTCAAGCGTATCCTCATACCTGGCGCAACGGTGAGCAGCAGGTTTGGAGCGGAGAAAGGAGACTGA
- a CDS encoding nitrilase-related carbon-nitrogen hydrolase produces MKACIVHSGTEYVELVYRLAGKAAEAGASVVAFPEYSGLPLLGMIPGIEKTLSGARSLSDAAASAGGAGSGILDVFRLIGPYAAQAYREAFSSVAKELGLYIISGSMILPADSDHESVMRSTGYIFAPGGELVGTYSKSHLMPVEAAWGVSPARSVPVFSLAGAAFSVPICMDASYFETFRLARFAGADVVVIPSANNEPYNMWHALRGIWPRVQESQVYGIGASMVGSFAGETFTGRSAILAPIELSPGGDGILAQALTYDQEEIVVGEIDIPLLYSYRAENPLRFNLELYRKYLPSMYRAAQNRRRREIRGDADGTEESMTS; encoded by the coding sequence ATGAAGGCGTGCATCGTGCATTCAGGCACGGAATACGTAGAGCTAGTGTACAGGCTCGCTGGGAAGGCCGCAGAGGCAGGCGCATCTGTGGTTGCCTTCCCCGAGTATAGTGGGCTGCCACTCCTGGGCATGATTCCAGGCATCGAAAAGACCCTGTCTGGGGCTAGATCCCTGTCCGACGCCGCGGCCTCTGCAGGAGGCGCTGGCTCAGGCATTCTCGATGTTTTCCGCCTCATAGGCCCGTATGCTGCCCAGGCTTACCGCGAAGCGTTTTCGTCGGTTGCAAAGGAGCTTGGGCTGTACATTATCTCTGGGAGCATGATCCTGCCAGCCGATTCCGATCACGAGTCAGTGATGCGCTCGACAGGATACATATTCGCGCCAGGGGGAGAACTCGTGGGAACCTACTCCAAATCCCATCTCATGCCAGTGGAGGCCGCCTGGGGGGTATCGCCTGCAAGGTCGGTCCCAGTGTTCAGCCTGGCTGGAGCGGCTTTCTCAGTCCCCATCTGCATGGATGCCTCATATTTCGAGACGTTCCGCCTGGCCAGATTCGCAGGCGCAGATGTTGTGGTTATCCCCTCGGCCAACAATGAGCCATACAACATGTGGCACGCTCTTCGAGGCATCTGGCCCAGGGTACAGGAATCGCAGGTGTACGGGATCGGAGCGTCGATGGTTGGCTCATTCGCAGGCGAAACCTTCACCGGCCGAAGCGCGATTCTAGCGCCTATCGAGCTATCTCCAGGGGGCGATGGGATCCTGGCGCAAGCTCTCACCTACGATCAGGAGGAGATCGTGGTTGGAGAGATCGACATCCCCCTGCTCTACAGCTACCGTGCAGAGAACCCGCTCAGGTTCAACCTTGAGCTGTACCGAAAATACCTGCCATCAATGTACCGTGCTGCTCAGAACCGCCGCAGACGGGAGATTCGGGGCGACGCGGACGGAACAGAGGAGTCGATGACATCATGA
- a CDS encoding nitrilase-related carbon-nitrogen hydrolase: MRVLSCGLLQMDPSQFLAVHDFQVSLAARISSLARKGAELVLLPEYAAMIGAFLELQEQGDGRSLADSVEDGAASTVTNMSVAELASAAGTAAYHRWMDFFAASALSNRVYLCPGTFLLPGEAGYVNTAPIFSPDGDIVAEQGQTHVSEDEYRMGFACSTDLTTFDVHGHRMGIAIGTDVWYPEVGRILALAGVDTILAPTAVPAPYTVWRQTRGLWQVVQQNQVFGVESSLAGSWLGVAHQGRSRVFAPVEATSDGRGTLAEVTFGSIWGELVVALNPVRLTEARKAFPLFEQLNVGMYEEALPDSYQSARVVRTVPERGMEGR, translated from the coding sequence TGCTTTCATGTGGTCTGCTCCAGATGGATCCGTCACAATTCCTCGCCGTCCACGATTTTCAGGTATCGTTGGCTGCACGCATTTCGTCTCTGGCGCGTAAAGGCGCAGAGCTGGTTCTGCTGCCTGAGTATGCAGCAATGATCGGCGCATTCCTCGAACTGCAAGAGCAAGGCGATGGCAGGTCATTGGCTGACTCAGTGGAGGATGGCGCGGCTTCCACAGTCACAAACATGAGCGTTGCCGAGCTTGCCAGTGCTGCCGGAACAGCCGCGTACCACAGGTGGATGGATTTCTTCGCCGCATCTGCTCTATCGAACAGGGTCTATCTGTGTCCTGGAACCTTCTTGCTTCCAGGTGAGGCGGGTTACGTGAATACCGCCCCGATCTTCTCGCCAGATGGAGACATCGTCGCGGAGCAGGGCCAGACCCACGTCTCCGAGGATGAGTATCGAATGGGATTCGCCTGCTCCACTGATCTGACAACCTTCGATGTACACGGACACCGGATGGGAATCGCCATCGGGACCGATGTGTGGTACCCAGAGGTCGGGCGAATTCTCGCGCTGGCCGGAGTCGACACCATTCTCGCCCCAACGGCAGTGCCGGCCCCGTACACGGTCTGGCGGCAAACAAGAGGACTCTGGCAGGTGGTGCAGCAGAACCAGGTTTTCGGAGTGGAATCCTCGCTCGCAGGTTCCTGGCTTGGCGTAGCGCATCAGGGCCGTTCCCGCGTGTTCGCCCCAGTTGAGGCAACCAGCGACGGCCGCGGCACACTAGCAGAGGTCACTTTCGGATCCATCTGGGGCGAGCTCGTTGTGGCGCTGAACCCGGTTAGGCTTACTGAGGCCCGCAAGGCTTTCCCGTTATTTGAGCAGCTCAATGTGGGAATGTATGAGGAGGCCCTGCCCGACTCCTATCAATCGGCACGAGTAGTCCGAACCGTGCCCGAACGCGGCATGGAAGGAAGGTGA